A single genomic interval of Prunus dulcis chromosome 5, ALMONDv2, whole genome shotgun sequence harbors:
- the LOC117628753 gene encoding ras-related protein RABA6a-like, with product MLMADSIDEECDYLFKAVLIGDSGVGKSNLLSRFSKDEFRLDSKPTIGVEFAYRNIKVGDKLIKAQIWDTAGQERFRAITSSYYRGALGAILVYDITRKLSFENVSKWLWELREYGNSDMVIVLAGNKSDLSHSREVTEEEGKIFAETEGLCFMETSALENVNVERVFLDMISKIHQITSQKILEAKLDETIPSPSLHSAKQTIHIDDHEVTATKQPSYYCCSN from the exons atGTTGATGGCTGATTCAATTGATGAAGAGTGTGATTATCTGTTTAAGGCAGTTTTGATTGGGGACTCTGGTGTTGGGAAATCCAATTTGCTTTCCAGATTTTCCAAAGACGAATTCCGCTTAGACTCCAAGCCCACCATCGGAGTCGAATTCGCTTACCGGAACATCAAAGTGGGCGATAAACTCATCAAGGCTCAAATTTGGGACACTGCAGGCCAAGAAAG ATTTAGAGCAATCACTAGTTCATACTATCGTGGGGCGCTTGGTGCCATCCTAGTTTATGACATAACCCGGAAACTATCATTCGAAAATGTGAGTAAATGGTTGTGGGAGCTTCGTGAATATGGTAATTCCGACATGGTTATTGTTCTTGCTGGTAACAAATCGGATTTGAGTCACTCTAGAGAGGTTACCGAGGAAGAAGGCAAAATTTTTGCAGAGACGGAGGGCCTGTGTTTCATGGAAACCTCTGCTTTAGAGAATGTGAATGTTGAGCGAGTGTTTTTGGATATGATTTCTAAGATTCATCAAATCACAAGCCAgaaaattttggaagctaAACTGGATGAAACCATTCCAAGTCCAAGTCTTCATTCTGCAAAGCAAACCATCCACATTGATGACCATGAAGTTACGGCTACTAAACAACCTAGTTATTATTGTTGCTCAAATTAG
- the LOC117628197 gene encoding probable calcium-binding protein CML27: MATNGTPSPAQAPKSVDAKPVVTDEVQRVFKSFDANGDGKISVSELGNVLKALGSNVSADELQRVMGDLDTDRDGFICLDEFNAFWVSGSKDGNAAELRDAFDLYDQDRNGLISANELHLVLNQLQMTCSLEDCNRMIKSVDADGDGNVNFEEFKKMMGNNASTVSNTNA, translated from the coding sequence ATGGCAACCAACGGAACCCCAAGCCCAGCCCAAGCCCCAAAATCCGTCGACGCCAAGCCAGTTGTCACCGACGAGGTTCAGAGAGTCTTCAAAAGCTTCGACGCCAATGGTGACGGCAAGATCTCCGTCTCCGAGCTCGGCAACGTGCTCAAGGCCCTCGGCTCCAACGTCTCTGCCGATGAGCTTCAGCGTGTCATGGGCGATCTCGACACCGACCGCGACGGCTTCATTTGCCTCGACGAGTTCAACGCCTTCTGGGTCTCCGGCTCCAAAGACGGCAACGCCGCCGAGCTTCGCGACGCCTTCGATCTCTACGACCAGGACCGCAACGGCCTCATCTCGGCCAACGAGCTCCATTTGGTGCTCAATCAACTCCAAATGACTTGCAGCCTCGAAGATTGCAATCGGATGATCAAGTCCGTTGATGCTGACGGCGATGGGAATGTGAATTTCGAGGAGTTCAAGAAGATGATGGGCAACAACGCCAGTACCGTTAGCAACACCAACGCCTAG
- the LOC117627038 gene encoding pentatricopeptide repeat-containing protein At3g18020 has product MFRTNISSTKTQITPKTITIPLAFLFTHPTQPSHHHQQPQHHQQDGDQDQTSIDNRSYWTKKIHSLCTAHRNVDQALHLLDRLRLLGYRPDSLNLSSILHALCDSNRFAEAHHRFAHSIASDCVPDERTCNVIVARLLDSRTPHTTLRLLHRLSHVKPEFVPSLINYNRLMDQLCLLLRPWEAHRVFFDMLSRGHCPNAVSYTTLINGYCLIGELGDAQKVFDEMDEKGVAPNSLTYSVMIRGVLRKRDVGRAKEWMGKLWEIMKGEDDTTVKSAAFANLIDSMCREGYFQEVFGIAEDMPQGKSVNEDFAYGQMIDSLCKAGRHHGASRIVYIMRNAGFAPKLTSYNSILHGLSKEGGCMRAYQLLEEGIKFGYFPSEYTYKVLVEGLCQESDPHKAREVLHYMLSKEAVDRTRMYNIYLRALCLMNNTTEVLNGLVSMLQTQCQPDVITLNIVVNGLCKMGRIEEASKVLNDMMTGKFCAPDVVTFTTMISGLLNVGRTEEALGLLHHVMPEKGFSPNVVTYNAVLRGLFKHKQAREAMELFNRMVSDGVAADSTTYTIIIDGLCDSDQIEEAKRFWDEVIWPSKIHDNFVYAAIIKGICHSGKFDEACHFLYELVDAGVSPNIYSYNIVIDAACKLGLKKEAYEVVKEMRRNGLAPDSVTWRILDKLHGNARKQFCTEDSTLQFINGP; this is encoded by the coding sequence ATGTTCCGCACAAATATATCATCAACCAAGACACAAATCACCCCAAAAACCATAACCATCCCTCTTGCTTTCCTCTTTACACACCCCACCCAACcctctcatcatcatcaacaaccACAACACCACCAACAAGACGGCGACCAAGACCAAACAAGCATAGACAACAGGTCTTACTGGACCAAAAAGATTCACTCCCTCTGCACCGCACACCGCAACGTCGACCAAGCCCTTCACCTACTCGACCGCCTCCGCCTTCTCGGCTACCGTCCTGACTCCCTCAACCTCAGCAGCATTCTTCACGCTCTTTGCGACTCCAATCGGTTCGCGGAAGCCCACCACCGCTTTGCCCACTCTATTGCTTCGGATTGTGTCCCCGACGAGCGCACTTGCAATGTCATCGTCGCTCGGTTGCTCGATTCTCGAACCCCACATACCACATTGCGTCTTCTTCACCGTTTGAGTCATGTTAAGCCTGAATTTGTACCATCGTTGATTAATTACAACCGTTTGATGGATCAACTTTGCTTGCTCTTGCGGCCCTGGGAGGCTCACAGAGTGTTCTTTGACATGCTCAGTAGAGGGCATTGTCCCAACGCTGTTTCTTACACTACCTTGATTAATGGCTACTGTCTTATTGGCGAGTTAGGTGATGCCCAGAAGGTGTTCGACGAAATGGATGAAAAGGGCGTAGCGCCCAATTCCCTCACGTATAGCGTGATGATTCGCGGTGTTCTTCGGAAGAGGGACGTTGGGCGTGCCAAGGAATGGATGGGCAAACTTTGGGAGATAATGAAAGGTGAGGATGATACGACTGTAAAATCTGCGGCTTTTGCAAATCTCATCGATTCTATGTGTAGAGAAGGGTATTTTCAAGAAGTGTTTGGCATTGCGGAAGACATGCCACAAGGGAAGAGTGTGAATGAGGACTTTGCTTATGGACAAATGATAGACTCGCTTTGTAAAGCCGGAAGGCATCACGGAGCGTCAAGGATTGTTTACATCATGAGAAATGCAGGGTTTGCTCCAAAGCTAACGTCCTATAATTCTATTTTACATGGACTAAGCAAAGAGGGAGGTTGTATGAGGGCTTATCAGCTGCTGGAGGAAGGAATTAAATTTGGTTATTTTCCGTCTGAGTACACGTACAAGGTTCTAGTGGAAGGTCTTTGCCAAGAATCAGACCCCCACAAGGCAAGGGAGGTTCTTCATTATATGTTGAGTAAGGAAGCAGTGGACAGAACTAGGATGTATAACATATATTTGAGAGCGCTATGTCTTATGAACAACACAACTGAGGTTTTGAATGGACTTGTTTCTATGCTCCAGACCCAATGTCAGCCTGATGTGATCACCCTAAACATAGTTGTCAATGGGTTGTGCAAGATGGGGAGAATTGAGGAAGCTTCAAAGGTACTAAATGATATGATGACTGGAAAGTTTTGTGCCCCAGATGTCGTGACCTTCACAACTATGATAAGTGGTTTATTGAATGTTGGAAGAACCGAAGAAGCACTTGGTCTACTGCACCATGTAATGCCTGAGAAAGGTTTTAGCCCGAATGTCGTCACATATAATGCTGTTCTTCGTGGTTTGTTCAAGCATAAACAAGCAAGAGAGGCAATGGAACTTTTCAATCGCATGGTAAGTGATGGTGTGGCTGCTGACAGTACCACCTACACTATAATAATTGATGGGTTGTGTGACTCTGATCAAATAGAAGAGGCTAAGAGGTTTTGGGATGAAGTTATTTGGCCCTCAAAGATCCATGATAATTTTGTATATGCAGCCATTATCAAAGGGATTTGCCATTCAGGAAAGTTTGATGAGGCATGCCATTTCCTTTACGAACTAGTAGATGCTGGGGTCTCTCCAAATATTTACAGTTATAACATTGTGATTGATGCCGCTTGCAAATTGGGTTTGAAGAAAGAAGCGTATGAAGTTGTAAAAGAGATGAGAAGAAATGGACTGGCTCCAGATTCTGTGACATGGAGGATTCTTGACAAGTTACATGGCAATGCGAGGAAACAGTTTTGTACTGAGGATTCAACTTTGCAATTCATAAATGGGCCATAG
- the LOC117628531 gene encoding thaumatin-like protein, with product MAALLRCNLTLMLSTLLFLHVLVEVSSATTITMHNKCSHPVWPGIQPSAGQPILARGGFTLPPNKAYTLHLPPLWSGRLWGRHGCAFDSSGRGRCATGDCGGNLFCSGLGGTPPATLAEITLGNEQDFYDVSLVDGYNLAISIQPFKGSGKCSYAGCISDLNMMCPVGLQVRSHDNRRVVACKSACSAFNSPRYCCTGSFGSPQSCKPTAYSKIFKAACPKAYSYAYDDPTSIATCTRGNYVVTFCPHHR from the exons ATGGCTGCTTTACTGAGGTGTAACCTCACTCTCATGCTCTCCACCCTCCTCTTTCTCCACGTTCTAG TTGAAGTCTCATCAGCCACCACAATAACAATGCACAACAAGTGCAGCCACCCAGTGTGGCCAGGCATTCAGCCCAGCGCAGGCCAGCCCATCCTAGCCAGAGGAGGCTTCACCCTCCCCCCCAATAAGGCCTACACTCTCCACCTCCCGCCTCTCTGGTCCGGCCGCCTCTGGGGCCGCCACGGCTGTGCCTTCGACTCCTCAGGCCGCGGCCGCTGCGCCACCGGTGACTGCGGCGGCAACCTCTTCTGTAGCGGCCTTGGCGGGACCCCACCCGCCACGCTTGCCGAGATCACCCTTGGCAACGAGCAAGACTTCTACGACGTGAGCCTCGTCGACGGGTACAACCTGGCCATCTCCATCCAGCCGTTCAAAGGCTCTGGCAAGTGCAGCTACGCCGGGTGCATCAGCGACCTGAACATGATGTGCCCTGTGGGACTCCAAGTGCGGTCTCATGACAACCGGAGAGTGGTGGCTTGCAAAAGCGCTTGCTCTGCCTTCAACTCGCCCAGGTATTGCTGCACTGGCAGCTTTGGGAGCCCTCAGTCTTGCAAGCCCACGGCTTATTCCAAGATCTTCAAAGCTGCATGTCCAAAAGCTTATTCTTATGCTTATGATGATCCCACCAGCATTGCCACTTGCACTCGCGGCAATTACGTGGTCACCTTCTGCCCTCACCACCGTTGA
- the LOC117626974 gene encoding WUSCHEL-related homeobox 1 gives MWMMGYNESGHADFNMPDSFNGRKLRPLIPRPLVPSANNATSSVIAATPPCLNRIHGVSHDFFTQYHHLAAMAEQNKRSEFINTPQVVVSSRWNPTPEQLRALEELYRRGTRTPSAEQIQHITAQLRKYGKIEGKNVFYWFQNHKARERQKRRRQMESSVPSAQPDHEISLSSTDNQKKESLGASRTGFEVEQTKNWAPSTNCSTTHAEESVSIQRAAKAAECRTDGWIQFDEEELQQRRNFVERNATWQMMQLSCPPSPPSPLPPQYPHPPTHLIINTPACSTANSNSTNNLTSSRASRAATVRTMDQRLIKGHDLSILLTPYSSISEESGFINFNYPNHNTSVEQDHGCGESQTLQLFPLRSGHANANANANLEKDHAELSANFSRAQPYPFFEFLPLKN, from the exons ATGTGGATGATGGGTTATAACGAGAGTGGGCATGCTGATTTCAACATGCCTGATTCTTTCAACGGTCGGAAGCTTCGGCCTCTCATTCCACGGCCACTCGTGCCATCTGCTAACAACGCCACTTCTTCAGTCATTGCTGCAACTCCTCCTTGTTTAAACCGAATTCATGGCGTCTCTCATGATTTCTTCACTCAGTATCACCATCTCGCcg CTATGGCTGAACAAAACAAGAGATCAGAGTTCATCAACACACCGCAAGTGGTGGTGAGCTCAAGATGGAACCCAACTCCGGAGCAGTTGAGGGCTCTGGAAGAATTGTACAGACGAGGGACTCGAACCCCGTCGGCTGAGCAAATTCAGCACATCACAGCGCAGCTTCGAAAATATGGAAAGATAGAGGGGAAGAATGTGTTCTATTGGTTCCAAAATCATAAGGCCAGAGAAAGACAGAAACGTCGCCGTCAGATGGAATCATCCGTGCCCTCTGCCCAACCAGATCACGAAATATCATTGTCATCCACAGATAATCAAAAGAAAGAATCATTAG GGGCAAGTAGGACAGGGTTTGAAGTTGAACAGACCAAGAACTGGGCACCCTCTACAAACTGCAGTACTACTCATGCAGAG GAATCTGTTTCAATACAAAGGGCAGCAAAAGCAGCAGAGTGCAGGACGGATGGATGGATCCAATTCGATGAAGAAGAATTGCAGCAAAGAAGGAACTTTGTAGAAAGGAATGCCACGTGGCAGATGATGCAGTTGTCTTgtcctccttctcctccttctcctcttcctcctcagTACCCTCATCCTCCCACCCACCTCATAATAAACACCCCTGCTTGTTCTACTGCTAACTCAAATAGTACTAATAATTTAACAAGCAGCAGAGCAAGCAGGGCAGCAACAGTAAGAACAATGGACCAAAGGCTCATTAAGGGTCATGATCTCAGCATCCTTCTAACACCCTACTCATCAATATCAGAAGAATCTGGTTTTATTAACTTTAACTACCCAAACCACAACACCAGCGTTGAACAGGATCATGGCTGTGGGGAATCTCAAACCCTTCAACTCTTTCCACTTCGAAGTGGCCATGCCAATGCCAATGCCAATGCCAACCTCGAAAAGGATCATGCAGAGCTATCGGCTAACTTCAGTAGAGCTCAGCCTTACCctttttttgagtttcttcCCTTAAAGAACTAA
- the LOC117626892 gene encoding tubulin beta chain-like, which yields MREILHIQGGQCGNQIGSKFWEVVCDEHGIDPTGQYTGNTDIQLERVNVYYNEASGGRYVPRAVLMDLEPGTMDSIRAGPYGQIFRPDNFVFGQSGAGNNWAKGHYTEGAELIDSVLDVVRKEAENCDCLQGFQVCHSLGGGTGSGMGTLLISKIREEFPDRMMLTFSVFPSPKVSDTVVEPYNATLSVHQLVENADECMVLDNEALYDICFRTLKLTTPSFGDLNHLISGTMSGVTCCLRFPGQLNSDLRKLAVNLIPFPRLHFFMVGFAPLTSRGSQQYSALSVPELTQQMWDAKNMMCAADPRHGRYLTASAMFRGKMSTKEVDEQMMNVQNKNSSYFVEWIPNNVKSSVCDIPPKGLIMSSTFIGNSTSIQEMFRRVSEQFTAMFRRKAFLHWYTGEGMDEMEFTEAESNMNDLVAEYQQYQDATVEEDVEYEDDEAIGTAPEN from the exons ATGAGAGAGATTCTGCACATCCAGGGAGGGCAATGTGGGAACCAAATAGGATCCAAGTTCTGGGAGGTTGTGTGCGACGAGCACGGCATAGACCCCACCGGCCAGTACACCGGGAACACCGATATTCAGTTAGAGAGGGTCAATGTTTATTACAACGAAGCCAGCGGCGGCCGTTACGTGCCCCGGGCGGTGCTCATGGACCTTGAGCCGGGCACCATGGACAGCATCCGGGCCGGACCCTATGGCCAGATTTTCCGGCCCGATAACTTTGTATTCGGGCAGTCAGGGGCCGGCAACAATTGGGCCAAAGGCCATTACACCGAAGGCGCTGAGCTCATTGATTCGGTGCTCGATGTTGTTAGGAAAGAAGCTGAGAACTGTGACTGCTTGCAAG GATTTCAAGTATGTCACTCACTGGGAGGTGGAACTGGGTCTGGAATGGGAACTCTGCTCATATCAAAGATCAGAGAAGAATTCCCGGACAGAATGATGCTCACCTTCTCTGTGTTTCCATCTCCAAAGGTTTCAGACACTGTTGTGGAGCCTTATAATGCCACCCTTTCTGTTCACCAACTGGTTGAGAATGCGGATGAGTGTATGGTCCTTGACAATGAAGCTCTCTATGATATCTGCTTCAGGACACTCAAGCTCACCACCCCAAGCT TTGGGGATTTGAATCATCTGATTTCGGGAACTATGAGTGGTGTCACTTGCTGTCTGCGATTCCCTGGTCAGCTGAACTCAGACCTCCGAAAGCTAGCAGTGAACTTAATCCCATTCCCTCGACTACACTTCTTCATGGTGGGATTTGCACCTCTGACATCTCGAGGATCACAGCAGTACTCTGCTCTAAGCGTCCCTGAACTGACACAACAAATGTGGGATGCCAAGAACATGATGTGTGCTGCTGATCCACGCCATGGCCGTTACCTTACAGCATCCGCCATGTTCAGAGGTAAAATGAGCACCAAAGAAGTCGATGAACAGATGATGAATGTGCAGAACAAGAACTCCTCCTACTTTGTTGAGTGGATTCCGAATAATGTCAAGTCCAGTGTTTGTGACATCCCACCAAAAGGTCTTATCATGTCTTCGACTTTCATTGGGAATTCCACTTCCATACAAGAGATGTTCAGGAGAGTAAGTGAACAGTTCACGGCTATGTTCAGGAGGAAGGCCTTCTTGCACTGGTATACTGGAGAAGGAATGGACGAGATGGAGTTTACGGAGGCGGAGAGTAACATGAATGATCTTGTTGCAGAATACCAACAATACCAAGATGCCACGGTTGAAGAAGATGTCGAATATGAAGACGACGAAGCGATTGGGACTGCTCCTGAAAACTGA
- the LOC117626891 gene encoding uncharacterized protein LOC117626891 yields MACPSSTICRTTTDSASKISSCYSNTSMLLFSSTISSKRQRFITCSLDPISTSSTTSSSSSGCSWSSTSQKGNITNKKSLEIQRTKDGTFSVIHSDNRKPSDQKKIKKSNKDETKKSGPRKRRPLWQKVFFASKKMRSIILLNFITIVYASDIPVIKEVEAIMDPAAFSAVRFVMSAIPFLPFVFQSRDDVQTRNAGMELGFWISLGYLLEALGLLTSDAGRASFISLFTVIVVPLLDGMLGAIIPTRTWFGVLMSALGVSMLECSGSPPNVGDLLNFLSALFFGIHMLRTEHISRSTKKENFLAILGYEVCVVALLSTIWVFIGVWLDGARYSNQSSWIWTWTELWDWIVAFPWIPALYTGAFSTGLCLWIEIAAMRDVSATETAIIYGMEPVWGAGFAWFLLGERWGTLGWIGAALVLGGSLVVQIFGSSPPQEFTVAEDGNEKGDLRRLPTEHKLQNGLSTSPIVVRSKKDVSEFLK; encoded by the exons ATGGCCTGCCCATCATCAACAATATGCAGGACAACAACTGACTCTGCTTCCAAAATTTCAAGCTGCTACAGCAACACCTCCATGCTCCTCTTCTCCTCCACCATTTCCAGCAAACGCCAGCGTTTCATCACTTGTTCATTAGACCCCATCTCAACTTCATCAAcaacatcttcttcttcttctggctGTTCTTGGTCTTCAACATCTCAGAAAGgtaacataacaaacaaaaaatctcTTGAAATACAAAGAACCAAGGATGGGACTTTCTCAGTTATACATAGTGATAATCGCAAACCATCTGATCAAAAGAAGATCAAGAAAAGCAACAAGGACGAGACTAAGAAATCCGGTCCAAGAAAGCGACGACCTTTGTGGCAAAAGGTTTTCTTTGCATCCAAGAAGATGAGGAGTATTATCTTGCTCAATTTCATCACAATTGTCTATG CGAGTGACATTCCAGTTATCAAAGAAGTTGAAGCTATTATGGACCCGGCGGCCTTCTCAGCAGTGCGATTTGTCATGTCAGCCATCCCATTTCTGCCATTTGTGTTCCAATCACGAGATGATGTCCAGACCCGCAATGCAGGGATGGAGTTGGGGTTCTGGATCAGTCTAGGGTACCTTCTTGAGGCACTTGGATTGCTTACATCTGATGCAGGTCGTGCATCGTTTATTTCTCTGTTCACA GTTATTGTGGTACCTTTGCTTGATGGCATGCTGGGAGCAATCATACCCACTCGTACTTGGTTTGGAGTTCTCATGTCTGCTCTTGGGGTTTCTATGCTGGAATGCAGTGGATCACCTCCAAAC GTTGGTGATCTTTTGAACTTCTTGAGTGCACTATTTTTTGGTATTCACATGCTGCGAACAGAGCATATTTCAAGAagcacaaagaaagaaaacttcTTAGCAATTCTTGGATATGAG GTTTGTGTTGTTGCTCTCTTATCCACAATCTGGGTTTTCATTGGAGTGTGGTTAGATGGTGCCCGCTATTCCAACCAATCATCATGGATATGGACATGGACAGAGTTATGGGACTGGATTGTTGCATTTCCATGGATACCTGCACTTTATACTGGTGCATTTTCAACTGGGTTATGCTTATGGATTGAG ATTGCAGCTATGCGTGATGTTTCAGCGACAGAAACAGCCATAATTTACGGGATGGAGCCAGTGTGGGGTGCCGGTTTCGCATGGTTTCTACTTGGTGAAAGGTGGGGTACACTTGGATGGATAGGGGCTGCTCTTGTGCTTG GTGGAAGCTTAGTGGTGCAGATATTTGGGTCCTCACCTCCCCAAGAATTTACAGTGGCTGAAGATGGTAATGAGAAAGGCGATCTCCGACGACTTCCCACTGAgcataaattacaaaatggtCTCTCTACTTCCCCGATTGTTGTCAGATCCAAAAAGGATGtttcagaatttttaaaatga
- the LOC117629167 gene encoding uncharacterized protein LOC117629167: protein MDQAKARVLSDRRYPSPSPRNFTVIVVPLLDGMLGAILPTRTWFGVLMSAFGVAMLECSGSPPNVGDLLNFLSAIFFGIHMLRTEHISRSTKKESLVAILGYEVCVVALLSTIWVFIGGWLDGARYSNKSSWIWTWTELWDYLKSNWWKLRGADIGSSPPQEFTVAEDGNEKGDLRRLPTEHKLQNGLSTSPIFARSKKDVTDFKK, encoded by the exons ATGGATCAAGCTAAGGCTAGGGTTCTCTCTGATAGGCGCTATCCATCTCCATCTCCACGGAACTTCACT GTTATTGTGGTACCTTTGCTTGATGGCATGCTGGGAGCAATCTTACCCACTCGTACTTGGTTTGGAGTTCTCATGTCTGCTTTTGGGGTTGCTATGCTGGAATGCAGTGGATCACCTCCAAAT GTTGGTGATCTTTTGAACTTCTTGAGTGCAATATTTTTTGGAATTCACATGCTTCGAACAGAGCATATTTCTAGAagcacaaagaaagaaagcctCGTAGCAATTCTTGGATATGAG GTTTGTGTTGTTGCTCTCTTATCCACAATCTGGGTTTTCATTGGAGGGTGGTTAGATGGTGCCCGCTATTCCAACAAATCGTCATGGATATGGACATGGACAGAGCTATGGGACT ATCTCAAGTCAAATTG GTGGAAGCTTAGGGGTGCAGATATTGGGTCCTCACCTCCCCAAGAATTTACAGTGGCTGAAGATGGTAATGAGAAAGGTGATCTCCGACGACTTCCCACTGAgcataaattacaaaatggtCTCTCTACTTCCCCGATTTTTGCCAGATCCAAAAAGGATGTCacagattttaaaaaatga
- the LOC117628111 gene encoding phosphoethanolamine N-methyltransferase 1, whose amino-acid sequence MAAANGQEREVQKNYWVEHSADLTVEAMMLDSKASDLDKEERPEVLSMLPPYEGKSVLELGAGIGRFTGELAQKAGQLVALDFIDSVIKKNESTNGHHKNVKFMCADVTSPDLKISEESVDMIFSNWLLMYLSDKEVENLVERMMGWLKVGGYIFFRESCFHQSGDSKRKSNPTHYREPRFYTKVFKQCHMHDDFGNFFELSLVGCKCIGAYVRNKKNQNQICWLWQKVASQDDRGFQQFLDNVQYKSNGILRYERVFGQGFVSTGGIETTKEFVAKLDLKPSQKVLDVGCGIGGGDFYMASNYDVEVVGIDLSVNMISFALERAIGLKCAVEFEVADCTQKTYADDTFDVIYSRDTILHIQDKPALFRSFYKWLKPGGKVLISDYCRSAGTPSAEFAEYIKQRGYDLHNVQAYGQMLKDAGFDEVIAEDRTDQFKEVLQRELDAVEKDKDAFIQDFSEEDYDDIVGGWKAKLIRADSGEQKWGLFIAKKK is encoded by the exons ATGGCTGCCGCTAATG GACAAGAGCGTGAGGTTCAGAAGAACTACTGGGTGGAGCACTCCGCAGATTTGACCGTTGAGGCCATGATGCTCGACTCCAAAGCCTCTGATCTTGACAAAGAAGAGCGACCTGAG GTGCTTTCTATGCTCCCTCCATATGAGGGTAAATCTGTTTTGGAACTGGGAGCTGGGATTGGTCGTTTCACTGGAGAGTTAGCTCAAAAGGCTGGTCAGCTTGTCGCATTGGACTTCATTGACAGTGTGATAAAGAAG AATGAAAGCACTAATGGACACCATAAGAACGTCAAGTTCATGTGTGCTGATGTTACATCTCCTGATCTGAAGATTTCTGAAGAATCAGTGGATATGATATTCTCAAATTGGCTTCTTATGTATTTATCAGATAAGGAG gtggaaaatttgGTAGAAAGGATGATGGGATGGTTGAAGGTCGGTGGATATATCTTTTTCAGAGAGTCTTGTTTCCACCAATCTGGAGACTCTAAAAGAaaatccaacccaacccattACCGGGAACCCAGATTTTATACCAAG GTTTTTAAACAATGCCACATGCATGATGATTTTGGGAATTTCTTTGAACTCTCTCTTGTTGGTTGCAAATGTATTGGAGCTTATGTTCGGAAcaaaaagaatcaaaatcaG ATTTGCTGGTTATGGCAGAAAGTCGCTTCACAGGATGATAGAGGTTTCCAGCAGTTCTTAGATAATGTTCAGTACAAAAGTAATGGCATATTACGATATGAGCGTGTCTTTGGACAAGGTTTTGTGAGCACAGGAGGGATCG AAACAACTAAAGAATTTGTGGCAAAGTTGGATCTTAAGCCTAGCCAGAAAGTTCTAGATGTAGGCTGTGGCATCGGGGGAGGTGACTTTTATATGGCCTCGaattatgatgttgaggtTGTTGGCATTGACCTCTCCGTAAATATGATTTCTTTTGCTCTTGAACGTGCCATTGGACTCAAATGCGCTGTCGAGTTTGAAGTTGCTGATTGCACGCAAAAGACGTATGCCGACGACACCTTTGATGTGATATACAGCCGTGACACCATTTTACACATTCAA GACAAACCTGCATTATTCCGATCCTTCTACAAGTGGTTGAAGCCAGGAGGTAAAGTTCTCATCAGTGATTACTGTAGGAGTGCTGGAACTCCATCGGCAGAGTTTGCTGAGTATATTAAGCAAAGAGGATATGATCTCCATAATGTTCAAGCATATGGTCAG ATGCTCAAGGACGCTGGTTTTGACGAGGTCATTGCTGAGGATCGTACTGATCAG TTCAAAGAAGTTTTGCAGCGGGAACTGGATGCTGTTGAGAAAGACAAGGATGCGTTCATCCAGGACTTTTCGGAA GAGGATTATGATGATATAGTTGGTGGATGGAAGGCAAAGCTGATCAGGGCTGACTCCGGAGAGCAGAAGTGGGGCCTCTTCATTGCCAAGAAGAAATGA